A single region of the Pseudalkalibacillus berkeleyi genome encodes:
- a CDS encoding Spo0E family sporulation regulatory protein-aspartic acid phosphatase: protein MNRTRTVAIDKNDEVYSLQKLMYEYSKQLDSFSDPLIVKISQQLDEKLNYIQKTKMKN, encoded by the coding sequence ATGAATAGAACTAGAACTGTAGCGATTGATAAAAATGATGAAGTTTATTCCTTGCAAAAGCTGATGTATGAATATAGTAAACAACTTGATAGTTTCTCTGATCCTTTAATAGTGAAGATTAGTCAGCAGCTTGATGAGAAGCTGAATTACATACAAAAAACCAAAATGAAAAACTAA
- a CDS encoding OmpA/MotB family protein, whose protein sequence is MRKRRWKNDEEGVQGYFWPSFTDMMAMMVLVMLFIAIIAYIQSIYNAYEQTEVRHELAKVADVKQHISDLIEKRLEENVGKDKIIRGPNNTISIEGNILFDTGSADISASGKKVLGQLSDALVQIIDEQELSRYLYIILIEGHTDSVPYDNWSLSTERAVSVVKYMAEVNPKFKEPKYAQYVAATGYSEYKPIEEGNTNESLQKNRRISFQIILDDEKWQNKLKGIINEY, encoded by the coding sequence ATGAGAAAAAGAAGATGGAAAAACGACGAGGAAGGTGTTCAAGGCTATTTCTGGCCGTCCTTCACAGATATGATGGCGATGATGGTTCTGGTCATGCTATTCATCGCGATTATTGCCTATATCCAGAGCATTTACAACGCTTACGAACAGACGGAAGTCCGCCATGAGCTTGCTAAAGTGGCAGACGTGAAACAACACATATCGGATTTGATTGAAAAACGATTAGAAGAAAACGTCGGTAAGGATAAAATCATTCGCGGTCCGAACAACACGATCTCAATCGAAGGAAATATCTTATTCGATACCGGTAGTGCCGATATTAGTGCTTCTGGAAAAAAAGTACTCGGACAGCTCTCGGATGCGCTCGTTCAAATCATTGACGAGCAAGAGCTGAGCAGATACTTGTACATTATATTAATCGAAGGTCACACCGACTCCGTTCCATATGACAACTGGTCCTTATCGACGGAACGAGCGGTTTCGGTTGTGAAATATATGGCTGAGGTGAACCCGAAGTTTAAAGAGCCTAAATACGCACAATATGTGGCGGCAACTGGTTATTCAGAGTACAAACCGATTGAAGAAGGCAATACAAATGAATCCCTTCAGAAGAACCGCCGTATCTCCTTCCAAATCATCTTGGACGACGAAAAATGGCAGAACAAACTAAAAGGGATCATTAATGAGTATTAA
- a CDS encoding 5'-nucleotidase C-terminal domain-containing protein, translating to MKHHLLKKWTTLLVLVAMLAALLPTGMAQAATTSITDAKTMTGQNVTVEGIVTADFTSSNLSAYIQDDTAGINVFSFNENLVDLQEGQRIQVTGEIKSYKGLTEIVPGTVEILSSGNDIPAAQKVDLATLYNGDAEPLEGSLVQVNGYVQSVPTSNAGSGYNISFIDDSLQGTTIRVENATGIDVSTIQEGKWYDVTAIVGQYNDYQLLPRTVEDFKLSEEQPPAPQPKESYEATIDRVVDGDTVHIQDPIIGSTKIRMLSIDTPETNYNDQSQGAHAEAATEELKRLLPAGTKVTVELGDEPQDAYGRLLAHIHKGEMDVNKEMVRLGRAVPYFIHPNLEHFEAYSTATKEAIENGSGMWDPNNPIEELPYEFRFNLRGGPDKFVGDYFTKEYVTPDKWEDIPVENRVFFFEEQAAIDAGYTKAGSGSGELIKVQLLGLNDLHGKIDVTKKDGDVSYGRINYLATYLKEREATNPNTLTVHAGDMVGASSPVSALLQDEPTVELMEAVGFDVGAAGNHEFDEGVDELLRLVNGGEHPNGLDNYDGMDYPLLAANVEYKETGELLLDPYKIFEIGGTKVGFIGIVTDNAPSMVIPEGIKDIRFTDEAEAVNKYVPELQSQGVEAIVVLAHEPVDVEGDDATGEAADLANNINDAVDVIVAGHNHVKVNAVVDNKLIVQSWEYGMAFSDIDLEIDPVTNDVVSKTAEIVDVVQNGVTPDAEVTAMLDEYLEIVGPKLNEVVGEAAIALEGGYAEKGLVGDNALGNLIAEGMRTEMDADFALMNGGGIRDDLDAGEITWGELYNIQPFGNTLVKIELTGDDLRNVLNTQFHPTYGPDLSIGGFRYTWNEETNEVVSLYLPDGSEMDPGATYTVVVNSYMYPHGTDRYRLDELGENPVQGPIDLDGTINYIERFAEPIEMYPDARISSDYVAPMTNVTQSGEADVVFTIESSDGEGVGLLKTEYRLNGGEWTIVEGNTLTFSEDDYDDQVHQLDIRSIDQNFNKEAFQTFYFGEEESEEEKLEELHEMVDEGMAEGKFKNKGIAKSLHAKIDKIQDLEKAKKKEKKLKKLKTWIKKKSKKHIDKEFAEELIEEIDEILENY from the coding sequence ATGAAGCATCATTTACTCAAAAAATGGACAACTTTACTCGTCCTAGTCGCGATGCTTGCGGCGTTACTACCGACAGGAATGGCACAAGCGGCAACAACATCTATTACAGATGCAAAAACGATGACTGGACAAAATGTAACAGTAGAGGGCATCGTTACAGCTGATTTTACAAGCAGTAATCTATCAGCATACATACAAGATGACACAGCAGGGATCAATGTTTTTTCTTTTAACGAGAATTTAGTAGATTTACAGGAAGGTCAGCGCATACAAGTGACTGGAGAAATTAAGAGTTATAAAGGTCTCACAGAAATCGTACCAGGTACGGTCGAGATCCTTTCTAGTGGAAACGACATCCCGGCAGCGCAGAAAGTTGATCTTGCAACACTCTATAACGGTGATGCTGAACCATTAGAAGGATCACTTGTTCAGGTCAACGGGTATGTACAATCCGTTCCGACTAGCAATGCAGGTAGTGGTTACAACATTTCCTTTATTGATGATAGCTTACAAGGTACGACCATAAGAGTTGAGAATGCAACTGGCATTGACGTTTCAACGATACAAGAAGGCAAGTGGTACGATGTTACTGCAATTGTAGGCCAGTACAATGACTATCAACTTTTACCGAGAACAGTGGAAGATTTCAAGCTTTCAGAGGAACAACCACCAGCTCCACAACCGAAAGAATCCTATGAAGCGACAATCGACCGGGTAGTAGACGGTGATACGGTTCACATTCAAGATCCAATTATCGGCTCAACAAAAATTAGAATGCTATCGATTGATACACCAGAAACGAATTACAACGACCAATCTCAAGGTGCGCATGCTGAAGCTGCGACTGAAGAGCTGAAGCGTTTATTACCAGCAGGTACGAAGGTAACCGTTGAACTTGGTGACGAGCCACAAGACGCTTATGGAAGATTACTCGCGCACATCCATAAAGGCGAAATGGACGTAAACAAAGAAATGGTTCGTCTTGGACGCGCCGTACCTTATTTCATTCACCCGAACTTGGAACATTTTGAGGCGTACAGTACTGCAACGAAAGAAGCGATTGAAAACGGAAGCGGCATGTGGGACCCGAACAACCCAATAGAAGAGCTTCCATATGAGTTCCGTTTTAACTTAAGAGGCGGACCGGATAAGTTTGTAGGTGACTATTTTACAAAGGAATACGTAACACCGGACAAATGGGAGGATATCCCGGTCGAGAATCGCGTCTTTTTCTTTGAAGAACAAGCGGCAATTGACGCTGGATATACGAAAGCTGGAAGTGGTAGTGGAGAGTTGATTAAGGTACAGCTTTTAGGGCTGAACGACCTTCACGGTAAAATTGACGTGACAAAGAAAGACGGCGACGTATCTTACGGACGCATTAATTATCTCGCAACTTACCTAAAGGAGCGGGAAGCAACAAACCCGAATACATTAACGGTTCACGCTGGGGATATGGTTGGCGCAAGCTCTCCGGTCTCAGCACTTTTGCAAGATGAACCGACAGTTGAATTAATGGAAGCAGTCGGCTTTGATGTCGGAGCGGCTGGTAACCATGAGTTTGATGAAGGTGTTGATGAATTACTTCGCCTCGTAAACGGTGGCGAGCATCCGAATGGACTTGATAACTACGATGGAATGGACTATCCGTTACTTGCGGCAAACGTTGAGTACAAGGAAACGGGAGAACTCCTTCTTGATCCATATAAAATCTTTGAAATTGGTGGTACGAAAGTCGGCTTTATCGGAATCGTAACAGACAACGCACCAAGCATGGTCATTCCTGAAGGCATCAAGGACATCCGTTTTACAGATGAAGCCGAAGCAGTGAACAAATATGTGCCAGAGCTTCAGTCACAAGGCGTTGAAGCAATTGTCGTCTTAGCACATGAGCCAGTAGATGTTGAAGGTGACGATGCGACCGGAGAAGCAGCAGACTTAGCGAACAACATTAACGACGCAGTTGACGTCATTGTTGCTGGTCATAACCATGTAAAAGTAAATGCAGTCGTCGATAACAAGCTGATCGTCCAGTCTTGGGAATACGGCATGGCGTTCTCAGACATCGATCTAGAAATCGACCCGGTGACAAACGACGTTGTCAGTAAAACAGCTGAAATTGTAGATGTCGTGCAAAACGGCGTAACACCTGATGCTGAAGTGACAGCTATGCTAGATGAATATTTAGAAATCGTAGGACCGAAGCTAAACGAGGTGGTTGGAGAAGCAGCAATCGCTCTTGAAGGCGGATATGCGGAAAAAGGACTCGTTGGAGATAACGCACTTGGAAACTTGATTGCTGAAGGCATGCGTACGGAGATGGATGCGGACTTTGCGCTCATGAACGGTGGCGGAATCCGTGACGATCTTGATGCCGGTGAAATCACTTGGGGTGAGCTTTACAACATTCAACCTTTCGGAAACACATTAGTAAAAATCGAGTTAACAGGTGACGATCTACGTAACGTATTGAACACACAATTCCACCCAACATATGGTCCAGACTTAAGTATCGGTGGCTTCCGATACACATGGAATGAAGAGACGAACGAAGTCGTAAGCCTATACTTACCAGATGGTAGTGAGATGGATCCTGGTGCAACGTACACCGTTGTCGTGAACAGCTATATGTATCCACACGGAACAGACCGATATCGATTAGACGAGCTTGGAGAAAATCCAGTTCAAGGTCCAATCGACTTAGACGGAACGATCAACTATATTGAGCGTTTTGCAGAACCAATTGAAATGTATCCAGATGCTCGAATCAGTAGTGATTACGTAGCACCGATGACAAACGTGACGCAAAGTGGAGAAGCCGATGTTGTATTTACAATTGAATCCTCCGACGGTGAAGGTGTTGGACTATTAAAAACTGAGTATCGCTTGAATGGTGGAGAGTGGACTATAGTAGAAGGAAACACGCTCACTTTCTCTGAAGACGATTATGACGACCAGGTTCATCAACTCGATATCCGATCCATTGACCAGAACTTTAATAAAGAAGCGTTCCAAACATTCTACTTTGGTGAAGAGGAAAGCGAAGAGGAAAAACTGGAAGAGCTTCATGAAATGGTAGACGAGGGAATGGCAGAAGGGAAATTCAAGAACAAAGGCATCGCCAAATCCCTTCATGCTAAAATAGACAAAATTCAAGATCTAGAAAAAGCAAAAAAGAAAGAAAAGAAACTGAAAAAACTCAAGACATGGATTAAGAAAAAGAGTAAAAAACACATCGATAAGGAATTTGCTGAAGAACTCATTGAAGAAATTGATGAAATACTAGAAAACTACTAA